The Meriones unguiculatus strain TT.TT164.6M chromosome 1, Bangor_MerUng_6.1, whole genome shotgun sequence genome has a segment encoding these proteins:
- the Ptdss2 gene encoding phosphatidylserine synthase 2 isoform X3, which translates to MRRGERRVAGGSGSGSPLFEGRRSTESEVYDDGTNTFFWRAHTLTVLFILTCALGYVTLLEETPQDTAYNTKRGIVASILVFLCFGVTQAKDGPFSRPHPAYWRFWLCVSVVYELFLIFILFQCWEWNPGLLHARQVLYY; encoded by the exons ATGCGGAGGGGTGAGCGCAGAGTCGCCGGGGGCTCAGGGTCCGGATCTCCGCTGTTCGAGGGCCGCCGCAGCACCGAGTCCGAGGTCTACGACGATGGCACCAACACCTTCTTTTG gcGTGCCCACACCTTAACTGTGCTGTTCATCCTCACCTGTGCCCTGGGCTATGTGACTCTCCTAGAAGAAACACCTCAGGACACGGCCTACAACACTAAGAG AGGTATTGTGGCCAGTATTTTGGTTTTCTTATGTTTTGGAGTCACACAAGCCAAAGATGGGCCATTTTCCAGACCTCATCCAG CTTACTGGCGGTTTTGGCTGTGTGTTAGTGTGGTCTACGAGTTGTTTCTCATCTTCATCCTCTTCCAG tgctgggaatggaacccaggcctcctgcatgctaggcaagtgctctactactga
- the Ptdss2 gene encoding phosphatidylserine synthase 2 isoform X5 has protein sequence MRRGERRVAGGSGSGSPLFEGRRSTESEVYDDGTNTFFWRAHTLTVLFILTCALGYVTLLEETPQDTAYNTKRGIVASILVFLCFGVTQAKDGPFSRPHPECPL, from the exons ATGCGGAGGGGTGAGCGCAGAGTCGCCGGGGGCTCAGGGTCCGGATCTCCGCTGTTCGAGGGCCGCCGCAGCACCGAGTCCGAGGTCTACGACGATGGCACCAACACCTTCTTTTG gcGTGCCCACACCTTAACTGTGCTGTTCATCCTCACCTGTGCCCTGGGCTATGTGACTCTCCTAGAAGAAACACCTCAGGACACGGCCTACAACACTAAGAG AGGTATTGTGGCCAGTATTTTGGTTTTCTTATGTTTTGGAGTCACACAAGCCAAAGATGGGCCATTTTCCAGACCTCATCCAG AGTGCCCCCTGTGA
- the Ptdss2 gene encoding phosphatidylserine synthase 2 isoform X4: MRRGERRVAGGSGSGSPLFEGRRSTESEVYDDGTNTFFWRAHTLTVLFILTCALGYVTLLEETPQDTAYNTKRGIVASILVFLCFGVTQAKDGPFSRPHPDQDALGS; encoded by the exons ATGCGGAGGGGTGAGCGCAGAGTCGCCGGGGGCTCAGGGTCCGGATCTCCGCTGTTCGAGGGCCGCCGCAGCACCGAGTCCGAGGTCTACGACGATGGCACCAACACCTTCTTTTG gcGTGCCCACACCTTAACTGTGCTGTTCATCCTCACCTGTGCCCTGGGCTATGTGACTCTCCTAGAAGAAACACCTCAGGACACGGCCTACAACACTAAGAG AGGTATTGTGGCCAGTATTTTGGTTTTCTTATGTTTTGGAGTCACACAAGCCAAAGATGGGCCATTTTCCAGACCTCATCCAG ACCAGGATGCCCTGGGATCGTAG